A stretch of DNA from Brachyspira pilosicoli:
GTTTAATACTTTTGGATATTATGCTTCCAGATATGGAAGGCACTGATATATTAAAAATAATTAGAACAGATTATGCCCATTTACCTATAAAAGTAATAATGCTTACTGCAAAATCTAGTGAAATTAATATAGTTACAGGGCTTAATTTAGGGGCTGATGATTATATACCAAAGCCTTTCTCTGTATTAGAACTCATAGCAAGAATTAAAGCTAATTTGAGAAAAAAAGATGTGAGAGTGGATACAGAAGAATTGACATTTGGTGAGATTAAGCTAATAGTAAAAAAAAGAGTTGTATATGTTAATGATAGGCAGATTCCTCTTACACAAAAAGAGTTTGACTTATTAAAACTTCTTATGGAAAATGCTAATAATGTTGTAGATAGAGAAATGATGCTTGAAGAAGTGTGGGGAGTAGAGCATTCTATGGAAACAAGAACCATTGATATGCATATCAAATCTATTAGGCAAAAATTAGATTTAAAAAAGGAAAATATTATTACTATTAGGGGAATTGGTTATAAATTAATAGAAATATAATTACTCTTTATGATTAGAAACATTTTTTTAAAATCGTTATTTATTCTTATATTATCAAGTGCTTTAATGTTTATAGGAATTCTTTTTACCGTGCAGTATAATAATATTATGTACAGTAGAGTAATGATTGTTAATATCATAGACATGCTTCAAAGAGAGATTAATATATATGATATAAAAACTGAAGAAGATTTTAAAAATTTTGTATTGCAATCAGATAAAGAAGAATTAAGAATAAGTATAATATCTACAAACGGTATAGTTATTGCAGATACTCTAAGCGACACAGCAAAAACAACTCTCGGAAACCATAATAATAGAAGCGATGTCATAGAAGCTTTACACAATACAAATGATGAACCGTCTTTTTCAATAAGCACTTCTATTAGCCAAAAAACACCCTATATATATGCATCAAAAAAAATTAAATCTGATGACTTTGTTGATTACATATTAAGAGTGTCCATACCTATGGATTCTATTAATAAATATTTAACTACATTTTTATTTACAGCTGTTATGGTGATAACTATTGTTGTAATACTCATGGCCTTTGTACTGCCTATAATGTCAAGAAATATTATGAATCCTTTTTATATTATTAAAGAGACATTAGATAATATATACAATAACCGCTCGCTTACTCCCAAAAATCTTACGGGGTTTAATGATATTAACAATATAATTTATGATATCAATGAAGTTGCTGTTGATTTGAATAATAATATCATAGCGTATCAGACAGAAAAAGAAAAACTTAATTATGTATTAGAAAATATTGCACAAGGGATTATTGCGGTCAATAAGAAAAAGGAGATATTTTTTATTAATCAATTTGCTATAGATTTCTTAGATATTGAAGAGAAAACAGTTAATAATTTAAATGAGATAATAAAAGATGAAAATGTAATAAAAAAGATAGATAATGCTATAGAATTAGGAAGGTTTTCAAAGTTTGATTCAAAAGAACATAATATGGATATAGAAATCACAATTATACCAATACGCAATAATGAAAATATATCCGCTTTAATAAAATTTGAAGATGTTACAGATATTAGAAAATTAGAGATAGAAAAACAGGACTTTTTTATTAATGCCTCTCATGAATTAAAAACACCTTTAACTTCTATTTTGGGATACTCTGAACTTTTATTAGCTACTGGCGGTGGAAAAAAATTAAATGATTTTGTAAATAGAATAAATACAGAAGCATTGAGAATGAAAGAGTTAGTTATGGATATGCTTACATTAAGCAGAATAGAGGCTAATTGGCAAGAGACTATAGATGAAAAGATGGATATAAAAGAGATAATACTTAATGTTTATGACAGCAATAAGTTAAAAGCTCAAAAAAGAGATATTACAATAGACTTAAATATAGAATCTGCTTTCATAATGGCTAATAAAGAAAAAATAACAGAAGTTGTTAATAACCTTGTGGATAACGCTATTAAATATACAGATGACGGCGGAAATGTAAAAATTATTTTAAGCACAGATAAAGATAAAGCAATTTTTACAGTAAAAGATACAGGCTGCGGAATAGCCCCGCAGTATTTAAATAGAATATTTGAAAGATTCTTTAGGGTAAAAAACAATAAATACCTTAAAGTCAATGGAACGGGGCTTGGACTAACAATAGTAAAAAATATATGCAATAATTATAACGCTGATATACATGTAAAAAGTGAAGAAAATGTTGGAACAGAGATAAGCGTTGTATTTAAATTATATGATGAAGAAAAAGAAAAAACTATAAAGAAAGCTGTTTAAATATTTTTATTTAAGCATAATTGTCTAAATGCCTCATAAGAAACTATAGCAGCAGTATTTGATACATTTATAGAGCGTATATTATCACTCATAGGTAAATACACAGAATTAGCGGCATCATTCTCCCATATAGATTCTCTTAAGCCCGTGCTTTCCCTTCCAAACAAAAGTATATCATTATCACTATAATTAAACTCATCATAACGAATAGCACCAAACTTTGATATAGGCACTATTCTTTTATTGTTCTCTTTACAATATTCTAAAAATGTGTGTTCATTTTCATGTTTTATTAGGCTCAATTTTTCCCAATAATCAAGCCCTGCCCTTCTAATCTCTTTAGCACTTAGTATAAATGATGGTTTTGAGACTATGTGAAGCGATATGTTTAACCCAACACAAAGCCTTCCAATATTACCCGTATTAGAAGGAATCTCTGGTCTGTATAATGCTATTGATACATTAAAGTTTTCATTACTTATATTAATTTTATCTTTCATATTTCATAAATAAAAAAGTAAACTTTTACTAACGTCCTTTTAATAATTTTATATTAAACCTTTACTCTGCTTGCTTAATAAAAACACCTTTTATAGCTGTATTTACATTATTATTTTCTTCAACAGTATAAGTTACATTTGCTGCATAAGAAAATGTCATATCATTATTATTTATCTCTTCAAAACTCATCTCAAGCAAATGTTCTTTTGATACTATAGTACCATTATTATCATATATTTCATTATATACAGCTATATAACCATTTTTAACTTTTAATATTTGGCCTGAAGAAAAACTAAAGGTTTTGTTTGCTTTTCCAAAATAGAAATCCATAGCCCCATCTTCTTTTATTATAATATAAGAACCTGAAAAATTAATATCACTTACATTTGGAGTTTCATCAACATTCCAAATACCTGCATAAGTTTTATCTATTCCTATAATATTTTCTTCTATCGTATCTTTCAAATCTTTACAGCTTATAGTAAATAAAGATATTAATAATAAAGATGAAACTAACAGCATTTTTAACATATT
This window harbors:
- a CDS encoding response regulator transcription factor, producing the protein MEKELIYSVEDDDNIRDLIKYTVEEAGFNIECFANGKDMLEALKNNIPSLILLDIMLPDMEGTDILKIIRTDYAHLPIKVIMLTAKSSEINIVTGLNLGADDYIPKPFSVLELIARIKANLRKKDVRVDTEELTFGEIKLIVKKRVVYVNDRQIPLTQKEFDLLKLLMENANNVVDREMMLEEVWGVEHSMETRTIDMHIKSIRQKLDLKKENIITIRGIGYKLIEI
- a CDS encoding HAMP domain-containing sensor histidine kinase, which translates into the protein MIRNIFLKSLFILILSSALMFIGILFTVQYNNIMYSRVMIVNIIDMLQREINIYDIKTEEDFKNFVLQSDKEELRISIISTNGIVIADTLSDTAKTTLGNHNNRSDVIEALHNTNDEPSFSISTSISQKTPYIYASKKIKSDDFVDYILRVSIPMDSINKYLTTFLFTAVMVITIVVILMAFVLPIMSRNIMNPFYIIKETLDNIYNNRSLTPKNLTGFNDINNIIYDINEVAVDLNNNIIAYQTEKEKLNYVLENIAQGIIAVNKKKEIFFINQFAIDFLDIEEKTVNNLNEIIKDENVIKKIDNAIELGRFSKFDSKEHNMDIEITIIPIRNNENISALIKFEDVTDIRKLEIEKQDFFINASHELKTPLTSILGYSELLLATGGGKKLNDFVNRINTEALRMKELVMDMLTLSRIEANWQETIDEKMDIKEIILNVYDSNKLKAQKRDITIDLNIESAFIMANKEKITEVVNNLVDNAIKYTDDGGNVKIILSTDKDKAIFTVKDTGCGIAPQYLNRIFERFFRVKNNKYLKVNGTGLGLTIVKNICNNYNADIHVKSEENVGTEISVVFKLYDEEKEKTIKKAV
- a CDS encoding tRNA (cytidine(34)-2'-O)-methyltransferase translates to MKDKINISNENFNVSIALYRPEIPSNTGNIGRLCVGLNISLHIVSKPSFILSAKEIRRAGLDYWEKLSLIKHENEHTFLEYCKENNKRIVPISKFGAIRYDEFNYSDNDILLFGRESTGLRESIWENDAANSVYLPMSDNIRSINVSNTAAIVSYEAFRQLCLNKNI